In Triticum aestivum cultivar Chinese Spring chromosome 5B, IWGSC CS RefSeq v2.1, whole genome shotgun sequence, the following proteins share a genomic window:
- the LOC123113498 gene encoding disease resistance protein RPM1 → MEDMVDEYLYLVGQEHDIGSCFYLKRGFRKSRSLLSMNQLAFKVKEIEKDLSHLSETNKRWVPMTISGVSGATSSCDYIVKRGQDLANISRSLDEEDLVGVAENREKLGQWLADDDLECSVIALLGMGGLGKTTLAANVYRNERKKFQCHAWVSISQSYSREDVLRNICKELFKDDVSVLSKSAAMDITCLEETLKSFLEQRKYLIILDDVWTPETFDDLSRMLIHNDKGSRLIITTREGDVAALASPGHILTLEALREDKSWDLFCKKTFAKETNHDCHAELKPLSREIVSRCKGLPLAIVSVASLLRVREKTVEELNNQLIWEIMNNSRLDHIRNVLHLSFIYLPTHLKSCFLYCSLFPEDYLLKRKQLVRLWIAEGFIEGRGESTLEEVAEGYLKELVDRNMLQLVKMNSFGRIKEFKMHDILRELAVDLCQKNYFGVSQEAKCEGSLEMDGRRLMLDKINNDVQQSFSGLHQLRSVITSGDSKSPFTLLPLLCKESRYMTVLELSGIPIKKIPDAIGYLFNLRHLGLRNSKVKMLPRSVEKLSNLLTLDLCKSDIHELPSGIVKLKKLRHLFVEKIMDPDWRNINHLGGMCIPNGLRNLTNLQTLQALEVQDESLRHLGELRQLKSLRLLNVKGIYCECISESLVQMRHLSLLSVNASDGNEVLLLNVLLPSLQKLRLRGRLLEGALDESPLFQAVGGQNLYELVLSWSQLTKDPLPSLSRLSSLTRLHFTRAYTGEHLSFLTEWFPKLKVLSLTDLPNLKRLEIQQGAMGSLEHLFLIRLSSMTEVPPGIEFVMPLEYLGFHEITGDFLSLLRHCSAIRGTRLRYSLRD, encoded by the coding sequence ATGGAGGACATGGTGGATGAGTACTTATATCTAGTTGGTCAGGAACATGATATTGGGTCATGTTTTTACCTGAAAAGGGGCTTCAGAAAATCCAGATCTCTGCTTTCTATGAACCAGTTGGCTTTCAAGGTGAAGGAAATAGAGAAAGACCTTAGTCACCTATCAGAGACAAACAAACGTTGGGTTCCCATGACAATCAGtggggtcagcggggccaccagcaGCTGTGATTACATTGTCAAGAGGGGCCAAGATCTAGCAAACATTTCACGTTCCCTTGATGAAGAAGATCTTGTGGGGGTGGCTGAAAACAGAGAAAAACTTGGGCAGTGGTTGGCAGATGATGATTTGGAATGCTCGGTCATAGCACTTCTTGGAATGGGAGGACTTGGTAAAACAACTTTAGCTGCAAATGTCTACAGGAATGAGAGAAAGAAATTCCAATGCCATGCCTGGGTCTCCATCTCTCAATCTTATTCTAGAGAAGATGTCTTGAGGAATATATGTAAGGAACTTTTCAAAGATGATGTCAGTGTTCTATCTAAATCTGCAGCTATGGATATCACATGCCTTGAAGAGACACTGAAGAGTTTTCTGGAGCAACGAAAGTACTTGATCATATTGGACGATGTTTGGACTCCAGAAACATTTGATGATTTGTCTAGGATGCTTATTCATAATGATAAGGGAAGTAGACTGATAATCACAACAAGGGAAGGCGATGTTGCTGCACTTGCCTCTCCAGGACATATCTTAACACTAGAAGCTTTACGAGAAGATAAGTCATGGGATctcttttgcaaaaaaacatttgcAAAAGAAACAAATCATGATTGTCATGCGGAGTTAAAGCCTTTGTCCAGGGAAATAGTTAGCAGGTGTAAAGGCTTGCCTCTTGCTATTGTGTCAGTTGCTAGCCTCTTGCGTGTGCGTGAGAAAACTGTGGAAGAATTAAATAACCAACTGATCTGGGAGATAATGAATAATTCGAGGCTCGACCACATAAGGAATGTTTTGCATCTGAGCTTCATCTACCTTCCAACACACTTGAAAAGTTGTTTTTTATACTGCAGCTTATTTCCAGAAGACTATCTTCTCAAAAGGAAACAACTTGTAAGGTTATGGATAGCAGAGGGGTTCATCGAGGGGAGGGGTGAAAGCACATTAGAAGAAGTAGCAGAAGGCTATCTGAAGGAGTTGGTTGATAGAAACATGCTACAACTTGTCAAGATGAACTCATTTGGTAGGATAAAAGAATTCAAAATGCACGATATATTACGTGAATTGGCAGTTGATTTGTGCCAGAAGAACTATTTTGGTGTTTCACAAGAGGCTAAATGTGAGGGGTCTCTTGAGATGGATGGACGCCGATTGATGCTTGACAAAATAAACAATGATGTTCAACAGTCATTTTCTGGTTTACACCAACTTCGAAGTGTAATTACATCAGGCGATAGTAAGTCACCATTCACTCTACTACCCCTGCTATGCAAGGAGTCAAGATATATGACAGTGCTAGAATTAAGTGGTATACCCATCAAGAAGATTCCAGATGCTATTGGATATCTCTTTAATCTCCGCCATTTGGGTTTGCGTAATTCAAAGGTGAAAATGCTCCCGAGGTCTGTTGAGAAGCTTTCAAATTTGTTGACACTAGACCTTTGTAAATCTGACATACATGAGTTGCCTAGTGGGATTGTGAAACTTAAGAAGCTCAGGCACTTATTTGTTGAGAAAATAATGGATCCAGATTGGAGAAATATCAATCATCTCGGTGGTATGTGTATCCCCAATGGACTCAGAAATCTAACAAACCTGCAAACGCTACAAGCATTAGAAGTACAGGATGAGTCCCTTAGACATCTAGGGGAGCTGAGGCAACTGAAAAGCTTGAGGTTATTGAATGTGAAGGGAATCTACTGCGAATGCATCAGTGAATCTCTAGTTCAAATGCGGCATTTGTCCTTGCTATCTGTGAATGCAAGTGACGGGAACGAGGTTCTCTTGTTGAATGTTCTCCTGCCAAGCCTGCAAAAGCTAAGATTGAGAGGACGGCTACTGGAAGGTGCGTTGGATGAGTCTCCTCTCTTCCAAGCTGTCGGAGGGCAGAATTTGTATGAATTAGTTCTATCTTGGTCACAGCTGACAAAAGACCCCTTGCCGTCCCTTTCTCGGTTGTCAAGCTTGACACGTCTACATTTCACTAGAGCATACACCGGAGAGCATCTGTCATTTCTCACGGAGTGGTTTCCCAAGCTAAAGGTTCTCTCTCTGACAGACCTGCCTAATTTGAAGCGTCTAGAGATACAGCAAGGTGCCATGGGGTCCCTGGAACATTTATTCCTAATCAGACTCAGCAGCATGACCGAGGTCCCACCTGGCATTGAGTTCGTCATGCCCCTCGAGTATCTAGGCTTCCACGAAATCACCGGCGACTTCTTGTCTCTGCTGCGCCATTGTTCTGCGATTCGAGGGACGAGGTTGAGGTACTCTCTGCGAGATTGA